A region of the Streptomyces sp. NBC_00442 genome:
CCGCGGCGCGGGCCTCACAGACCCGGGGCGCCCCAGACCGGGAACCAGCGGGACAGATCCTTCTCGATCCGCACGTCGTCCGCGAGGACCGCGCTGATCCGCAGTTCGAGTGCGTTGTCCCGCCGGTCCGCGGACAGCGGCGCGAACGGATAGAACGTGCCCCGCTTGTAGAGGTACACCAAGGCGAACGCCCGGCCCTCCGCGTCCTCGAACCCGACCAGCGAACACAGGAGTTGAGGGCCGAACCCGGCCCCTTCGAGTGCGCTGTTCACGGCGTGCAGATCGCCCACGAGCGAGGTCAGGCCGTCGGGGCCCCGACGGGAGAGCAGCCACGAGAAACCGTAGGAGTCACGGCTGAACTCCACAGGGGCGCCCCCGCGTTCGCCGTCCGCTTCGAGCAGCTGTGTCACGTCCTCGCGGATCCCGGCGAAGGCCCGGCCCTCCACGGTGGTGAAGCACACCGAACCCCGGCCGGTCGGCGTGAACCCGGTGGCCGCCCGCAGGGTCACCACGGCGGACGGCAGCGCGAACAGCCGGTCGAGGTCGGGTGCGGCGGGCCGGGTGCGGCCGAGCAGGACGTCCAGGAAACCCATGCGCTGTGTCCTTCGTCAGAAGGGGCCGACCCGTGTCCGGGGGCCCGTGTCCCGGTCATGCCGGACGCCCGAGCTCCGCCGAGATCCTGGCCAGCCGTTCCAGGCGCTCCTCCAGACTCGGGTGGGTGGCGAAGAGCCGGGCGACGCGGCTGCCCGCGCCGAGAGCGGGCACGAAGTAGAAGGCGTTGAACGCACTCGCGGTGCGCAGGTCCTTGCCGGGGATGCGGGCGATGTCGCCGTCGAGCTTGGTCAGCGCGGAGGCGAGGGCGGACGGATGCCCGGTCAGCAGCGCGCCGGCCCGGTCGGCGGCCAGTTCGCGGTAGCGCGAGAGCGTGCGGATGAGGAGGAAGCTCAGCGAGTACACCAGCGCCGAGACCCCCATGACGGCCGCGAGGACCACCATCGTGTTCTGGTCGCGCCGTCCGCGGCCCCCGTACAGCTGCGAGTAGAACGCGAAGCGCACGACGAGCCCCGCGACCACGCCGAGGAACGAGGCGACGGTGATCACCGCGACGTCGCGGTGCGCCACGTGCGACAGCTCGTGCGCCAGCACTCCCTCCAGTTCGTCGGGCTCCAGACGGCGCAGCAGCCCCGTGGTGACGCAGAGCACCGCGTGGTCGGCGTTGCGGCCGGTGGCGAACGCGTTGGGCAGGTCCGTGTCGGCGACGGCGAGCTGCGGCCTCGGCATGTCCGCGGTGGCGCACAGCCGGTCGACGACGCCGTGCAGATGCGGCTGCTCCTGGCGGGTCACGACCCGGCCGTGCATCGCGTACAGGGCGATCCGGTCGGAGAACCAGTACTGAGACCACAGGACGGCCGCCGCCACCACGACGACCACGACCACCGACTTGAGCAGGACCACGAGGACCGCGACGAAGGCCACGTACAGCAGGCCCAGCAGGAACACCGTGACCAGCATGCGCGTGGTCAGCTCCCGGTCCGGTGCGAAACGGGTGCGCACAGCCGTCCTTTTGATCATGGCCTACTCCAGGAGCGTGCGGTGATGCTCACCCTCCACCATGCCACCGCGCGGGGCATTCAGAGCAGCTGGCGTCGCACCAACTCGTGCAGGCTTCCGCCGGGATCGGCGAGGAGCTCGGCGGGCGGCCCCTGCTGTACCACGCGGCCCTCCGCCATGACGATCACCCGGTCGGCGTCCAGGACCGTGGAGAGCCGGTGGGCGATGACGAGACGGGTGGCGTCGAGACCCCTGGTGCTCTCCATCACGACGCGCTGGGTCTCGTTGTCCAGGGCGCTCGTGGCCTCGTCGAAGAACAGCACGCGGGGGCGCCGCACCAACGCCTGGGCGATCATGAGGCGCTGGCGCTGGCCGCCCGAGATGGCCCCGCCGCCGGAGATCATGGTGTGGAGCCCCATCGGCATCCGCTTGATGTCTTCGGCGAGCCCCGCCATCGCGGCCGCCTGCCACGCCTCCTCCTGGCTGAACGCCTCCGCGCCGCAGATGCAGTCCAGGATCGACCCGGAGAGCGGCTGGGCGTTCTGCAGCACGACCCCGCACTGGCGGCGCACGGCCGCCCGGTCGAGGGCGGACAGGTCCTGGCCGTCGTACAGGACGCTGCCCGACACCGGGTCGTCGAAGCCGATGAGCAGGCGCAGCAGGGTCGACTTGCCGCAGCCGCTGGGCCCGACGACCGCCACGAACTCGCCCGGCGCCACCTTCAGCGACACGTCGTCCAGGACGAGCGGGGCGTCGTCGGCGTAGCGGAAGGACACCCCTCGTGCCTCGATCCCGCCCGACAGGACACCGGGCTGGGTGCTGGCCCCGCGCACCTCGGGTGCTTCGTCGAGCACCGGCCTGATCTGCTCGAACATGGGCAGCACCGCGGCGGCCGAGACGAACGCCCCGGTGAGCTGGGTGACGGCCGTGAGCAGCATCGTCACCGCGGTGTTGAACGTCAGGAACGCGCCGGCCGACAGCGAACCGCGGGCCGGCCCCGCGAGCAGGGCGAACATCAGGAGTGAACACAGCGGCAGATACACGGCGTTGAGGACCGTCGTCATGTTCGTGATCCGCCCGGCCCGCTTGTGGAGCTCCCTGCTGCGCGCGAATTCGCCCGCCCACGCGCCGTAGGCGAAGCTCTCGGCCGCCGCGACCCGCAGTTTGGGCAGTCCGCGCAGGGTCTGGAACGCCTGGTTGTTGAGCTTGTTGCTCAGCGCGACCAGACGGCGCTGCCAGCGCAGCTCCCCCATCCCCAGGGCGAGGAACACCGCCGCGACGACCAGGAGCACGGCGATCGCCACCAGGGCGAGCGGCACGCTGAAGCACAGCAGCAGGACCAGGTTGACGAGCCCGACCGTGCCCGCCTGCAGGACGACGGGAGCGGTGCCCGAAAGGACCCGGCGGATCGCGCCGACCCCCATCGCCGCACTCGCCAGCTCGCCGGTGGAACGCCCGGCGAAGAACGCGGTCGGAAGCCTCAACAGGCGGTCCCACACGGCGGGTTGGAGGGTGGCTTCGATACGTCCCTCCATGCGCAGGACGGTGAGGTTCTGGAGCAGCGTGAACGCGGCCGACACGACGGCGCCGACGACGACGGCCAGCGACACCTGCACGATGAGATCCGTCTCGGCGCGCGGCACGAACGAGCCGAGCACCTGACCGGTCGCGAGCGGCACCAGGGCGCCGAGCGCCACCGTCACGAGGCCGGCGAGGAGCAGCCGGCGCAGGTCCGGACGGGTGCCGCGCAGGCTGAAGCGCAGTAGCCCCCAGGCGCCGAGGGGCCGCTCGGGCAGCGGGCGGTAGAACATCACGGCGCGCCGCTCGAACTCCCCGGCATTGCCCGCGTCCACCCGGGTGCGCCGGCCCGACGCCGGGTGCACCGCGTCGTACCCGCCGCGCCGCCACAGCAGCGCGACCGGTGTGCCGCTCGTGCGGTGGCCCACCAGCGGGCCGGAGTCCTCGCGCCACCAGCGGCCGTCGAGTCTCACCGGCCGGGTGCGGATCCGCGAGCCGACCGCGACCCGCTCGACGGGGTCGGTCCGGTCGCCGACCGCGCCGCCGAGCGAGGGGTCGGCCAGGGTGATGCCGGCCGCCTCGGCGACGAGCCGGCAGGCCGCGTACGTCACGTCGTCGCCCGGCGACGCGGCGCGCGACGGCGCGCCGCGGGTGCGGCCGATGGAGGTCAGCAGCGCCCGGTCCGCCTCCTCGCGGACGGTCTCGCCCGCCTTGATCCCGGCCGCGGTGCGGTCCTCGTGGGCGCGCTCCATGCGCTCGATCCAGCGGTCCAGCGCCGAAAGGAGCCGGTACTGCTGATTGACCATGCCCTGCCACAGGGCGCCGTCGACGAGCAGGTCACCGGCCGCCTCGGCGCTGAACGCGGCCCCGTACTGCACGCTGCCGGGCGCGACCGCGAGCCACAGATTGTCGTCGTCGGCCACCGCGTCGTCCGGGGCCGTACGGCCGTCCAACGGGGCCTCGAACAGCACCCGTTGACCCCGTGCCACCCCCAGCGAGAAGGCATGCTCCAACAGACTCAGGGCCGCGTCACCGGTGTCGTACCCGCTCGCGCTGAAGCCCTCGTACCCCGTGGAGTGCGGAGGCCGGTACAGCTCGCGCAGCGGGATGCGGCGCAGCACGCACCCCCGCAGGGGGCGGCCGACCAGGGTGTGGCGCGGGCCTTCGACGGGCCCGAGGAGCAGGGTGCCCGGTTCGAGGCGGCCGAGGAAGTGCCAGTGGCCGCCGTCCGCCGCGTCGACCGCGAACAGGTCGAGGGCGCCGCTCACCACCTGCCACAGCACCTCGGGGCCCTGGAGCGAGAAGCCGGGCAGACCGGCGCAGTCGATGTGCTGCCCGAGCCCGGCGAGCGCGGCGGCGACGGGGTCGTGCCCCTGGGCGGCCGGGCTCTGCGCGGGGTGCGGGAAGGGGTGTGGCGAGGTCACCTCAGTGCTCCCTGACCAGCTCGGCGTAGGGGCCCCCGGCCGCGACCAGCTCCTCGTGACGGCCCCGCTCGACGACGCTTCCGTGGTCGAGTACCACGATCTCGTCGCTGTCGCGGACCGTGCTGAGGCGATGCGCGATGACCACGCAGGCGCAGCCGCGGCGGCGCAGATTGTCGATGATGACGTGCTCGGTCTCGGCGTCCAGCGCGCTGGTGACCTCGTCGAGGACCAGGATGCTGGGCGTGCGCACCAGCGCCCGAGCGATCTCCAGGCGCTGGCGCTGACCACCGGAGAAGTTGCGCCCGTCCTGCTCGACGCGGCTGTGGATGCCGCCGGGGCGGCGCGCGACGACCTCGTACAGGGCCGCGTCCTTGAGGGCGGCGACGACGGCGTCGTCCGGGATCGAGGGGTCCCACAGCGCGATGTTGTCCCGCACCGTGCCCTCGAAGAGGAAGACGTCCTGGTCGACGAAGGACACCGACGCGGCGAGCGCGCCCCGCGGAATGTCCTCCAGGCGCCGCCCGTCGATGCGGATGGTGCCCTCCCAAGGCGCGTACAGGCCCGAAATCAGCCGGGACACCGTCGACTTGCCGCTCCCCGAGCCGCCGACCAGGGCCACCTGGCGGCCCGGTCCGACGGTCAGCGAGAACCCGGTGAGCAGGGGCTTGTCGAGCGGGCTGTAGCCGAAGGTGATGTCGTCGAGCGTCACATGGCCCTTGAGGCGGCGGGTGCTCGCGGGCGGCTCGGGCCGCGCGTGCAGCGCGTCCACGGGGAAGTTCTCGACGTCCTTGAGCCGGGCCACGTCCGCCGCGAAGTCCTGGACGCGCCCCGCCACGCCGTTGAGGCGGGTGACCGGGGCGGTGAAACGGGTCACGAGCGCCTGGAACGCGACGAGCAGACCGATCGAGAGGTGCCCCTGGACCGCCCGCAGCCCGCCGATCCACAGGATCAGCGCGCTGTTCAGCGTGGCGAGCGCGGGGGCGGCCACGCCGAGCCAGGCGCTGGGCACCCCCAGACGCTGCTGTTCGTCGAGGGTGGTGGCGTGCTGGCCCGCCCACCGGCGGAAGAACCCGTTCTCACCGCCGGTCGCCTTCATCGTCTCGATCAACTGCAGCCCGGTGTAGGAGGTGTTGGTGAGCCGGGCGCTGTCGGCGCGCAGCTTCTGCGTGCCGGTGGCGCGCAGCCGCACCACCACGCGCATCGCGACGACGTTGAGGAGCGCGATGGCGACCCCGATGACGGTCAGCTGCGGATCGTAGGTCCACAGCAGGACGGCGTACAGCAGCACGACGATGCCGTCCACGGCCGCCGCGGTCAGGTCCCTGGCCAGGGTCTCGGCGACCGCGTCGTTGGACTGGAGCCGCTGCACGAGGTCGGCGGGACTGCGCTGCGCGAAGAACGTGACCGGCAGCCTCAGCAGATGACGGAAGAACCGGGCGCTGCTCAGCGTGGAGGAGATGATCCGCCCGCGCAGCAGATTGGCCTGCTGGAGCCAGGTCAGGACGACCGTCAGCGCCACCATGGTGCCCATGGCCGCGAACAGCACACCCAGCAAGGAGCTCTGATGGCCTATCAGGAAGAGGTCGATGTAGGTGCGGCTCAGCGCGGGCAGCGTGGCGCCGACGGCCACCAGGAGCAGGCTGGCGAGCAGCGAGGCGAGCATCGTGCCCGTGGTGCCGCGCAGCCGGGCGGGCAGCGCGCGAAGGACACCGGGCCTGCGGCCGCCGCGCCGGAAGCCGGGGCCCGGCTCCAGGACGAGGACCACGCCGGTGAAGCTCGTGTCGAAGTCCTCCGACGCCACGAAGCGGCGGCCCTTGTCGGGGTCGTTGATGTGGACGCCCCGGCGGCCCAGCCGGCGCCCCGTGCCGTCGTACACGACGTAGTGGTTGAACTCCCAGAACAGGATGGCCGGCGCACGCACCTCGGCGAGCGCGGCCGGTTCCATCTGCATGCCCTTGGCCGTCAGCCCGTAACTACGGGCCGCCTTCAAGATGTTGCTGGCCCGTGAGCCGTCGCGCGAGACGCCGCAGGCGATGCGCAGTTCCTCCAGGGGCACGTGGCGGCCATAGTGGGCGAGCACCATGGCGAGCGAGGCGGCGCCGCATTCGAGCGCCTCCATCTGGAGCACGGTGGGGGTGCGCACGCTCGTCGTGCGCCGCGCCCCGGGCGCCCGTCGGCGACGGCGGGAGCGCCGGGCGCGGCCGGCCGGCGCGGGCCCGGCGCGGCCGTGACCGGCGGGCGCGAGGCCGGGGGAGGGGGGTGTGGTGTGCGGTGCGGTCACGGGAGCAGCCAATCGAGGGGACGCCGGTCGGCCAGGTGGACGGTGGCGGTGGCCGGGGTCATGGAGTCGACGGCGAACGGCGGGCCGTCGGCCGACGACCAGCGGTAGCCGGACGCCGTGGGCGCGCGGTCCAGGCGTACGAGAACCGCGACGGGTCTGCCCTGTTGCGACACCTGCTCGGCGAGGCGGGCGTCGCCGAGGAACGCGGCGATCTGCTGGCCGCTCTGCGCGGTCCTGCCGACGGCGGCGACCCGCCCGCGCAGCACCCCGTACCGGTCGGCCGGGACGGACTGCACGCCGAGGTCGACGCGGGCGCCCACCGGCACCTGCGCACCGCTGTCGCCGGGCACGTACACCATGGCCACCAGGGGGTCGTCGGGGCCGCCGGCGCGTTCCACGCTGGCCACGTTCGCGCCGGTGGCGACGACGGATCCGATGGTGGCGCCGAGACCGGTGAGTCGCCCCGCGGCGATCACACGGACGGTCCGGTCGCCCTGGGCGGTACGCACCTTCAGGAGCGGCGCGTCGGCGGCAAGGGACTGGCCCTCCTTGGCGAACACCGCGGTGATCTGGCCCGCCACCGGGCTCTGCAGGACATAGCTGCCCTGGGCGTGCGTGAGGACGGCGGGGGCGTCGATCGTGGAGGAGACGGAACCCTCGACGGCCCAGAAACAGGCGGCGGCCATGACCATCACGGTGACCAGAAGAACGAGCCTGCCCTGCGGGCGCGCGAAACGCACCGGCAGGTCGAGTTCCTCCGGCGACTGCAGTTTGGAAAGGGCCTGTTGGCGAAACTGCACGGAACTCTTCCCTCAGCCGTGAACGATCGGCAATGAGCCCCGGAACCTGTTGGGTTCCGGGGCTCGAATGCGATCTCAGAGACCGGCGACGAGGCCCGTGGCCAGGCCCGTGACGGCGCCCGTGTTCACACCGGTGACCGAGCCGACGAGGCCCGTGACCGAGTTGACGATGCCCGAGACGGGGAGCACGGAGTCGGCGGTGCCGGTCACGTTGGAGAGCGCGGTGCCGACCAGGCCGCCGGACACGTTGTCCAGGTCGGCGTCGGAGATCTCGAGGGTCGCAACCTGAGCGTTGTTCATGGTTCTGCCTTTCATGGGGACATTTCCTATCGGGAACTCCTTGCCGGTGCTCCCGCAGTGGCCAGGATCAAAACACGCCGACTGCGTGCGCAGCCAATCGCCGCGGCTCTGATCAGGCGGTGTGTCCCCTTTCTAAATGGCAGTGGGTGCAGGCACGTTCATGATTTGGGGGCAGATTCTTCACGAGCTTCACCGGACGAATTCCGGGAGTGCGCGCTTTTCTTTTCCCGGGTCCTTCCGAAGTGGGACACTCCCGTACCAAAGCCGCTGCCCGGGGCGGCCGCTCCGGGGCGGCCCGCGGTCCCGGTGACGGGTCTGCGCACGGGATGTGCAGGTTCTCGGAAGGTGTCCTTCCGCTTGCCTGCGGGACACGTCTGGGGCGCCTCAACGCCCCTGGAGCGCCTTGACGTTGGTGCCGAACGTCCAGTTCTTCGCGCCGTCCCAGTTGAGCGACCAGGTCATCAGGCCCTTGAGCCGGCCGCCGTAGCCGTTCCACGCCTGGGCGACCTGACCGGTCGTCATGTAGCCGCCGCCGGCGCCCGGCTGGGCCGGAAGGCCGGGTACCTGCTTGTCGAGGGGCACCTTGACCGTGGTGCCCTGCACGGTGAGGCCCTTGTCGAGACAGGTGGTCTGCGCGGTGAACCCGGCGACCGTTCCGGCCTCGTAGGAGTCGCCGGAGCAGCCGTACATGCTGCCGTTGTAGTACTGCATGTTGAGCCACCACAGCCGGCCGTTGTCGGCGTACTTCTTCACGATCGGCAGGTACGCCCCCCAGATCGAGCCGTACGTCACGCTGCCGCCGGTGACGTACGCGGTCTCCGGGGCCATCGTGAGGCCGAAGCCGGCCGGCATCTGGGCCAGGATGCCGTCGATGATGCGGATGAGGTTGGCCTGGGACGGCGAGAGCGTGGCGATGTTCCCGCTGCCCACCAGGCCGGTCTCGATGTCGATGTCGATGCCGTCGAAGTTGTACCGCTTCAGGATCGGCACGATCGTCGCCACGAAGCGGTCGGCGACGGCGCTCGAACCGAGGTCGATGCCGGCCGCGGCGCCGCCGATGGACATGAGGATCGTCTGGCCGTCGGCCTTGGCCTGGCACATCTCGGCGGGCGTGGCCACCTTCACCGTGGCGTCCATGCCGTCCTCCCACAGGACGGTGCCGTCCGAGCGGATCACCGGGAAGGCGGCGTTGACGACGTTGTAGCCGTGGTCGCGGATGCGGGAGTCGGTGAGGGGGATCCAGCCGAGCCCCGGGTGAACGCCGTTGGCGGCGCCGTCCCAGTTCTCCCAGTAGCCCTGGAGCACCTTGCCCGAGGGTCTCGGCTTGAGCGAGCAGGTGTCCGCCCGCGGCGCGCTCGGCGCGGCGGCCACCGGGGCCTGCGCGGCGAGCGCCAGCACGAGGCCGGCTCCCAGCAGACGCAACGTACGACCGATCATGATGTGCTCCTTGCCTCCGGGAGCGCCGCTGGAGCGGGGGCGCGGCGGGTCCTGGACCGTGGGGGGACAGGAGGAGGTGCGAGGGGTGGCGCCCCACACCGTAGATTGGTCCAGACCTACCGTCAATCACTCACGCACGTAAGGAAGTTGGGATCCACGGCGCGCCCCTTGCACGCACAGATCGGCAAGTTGGGGCCCGGCGCCCGCCCATCACGCGCACCGGCGGGCAGGTTGGGCCCCGCCGCCCCTGCCCGATCGCACTCAGCGCCCGGCGG
Encoded here:
- a CDS encoding NHLP family bacteriocin export ABC transporter peptidase/permease/ATPase subunit, whose translation is MAAPVTAPHTTPPSPGLAPAGHGRAGPAPAGRARRSRRRRRAPGARRTTSVRTPTVLQMEALECGAASLAMVLAHYGRHVPLEELRIACGVSRDGSRASNILKAARSYGLTAKGMQMEPAALAEVRAPAILFWEFNHYVVYDGTGRRLGRRGVHINDPDKGRRFVASEDFDTSFTGVVLVLEPGPGFRRGGRRPGVLRALPARLRGTTGTMLASLLASLLLVAVGATLPALSRTYIDLFLIGHQSSLLGVLFAAMGTMVALTVVLTWLQQANLLRGRIISSTLSSARFFRHLLRLPVTFFAQRSPADLVQRLQSNDAVAETLARDLTAAAVDGIVVLLYAVLLWTYDPQLTVIGVAIALLNVVAMRVVVRLRATGTQKLRADSARLTNTSYTGLQLIETMKATGGENGFFRRWAGQHATTLDEQQRLGVPSAWLGVAAPALATLNSALILWIGGLRAVQGHLSIGLLVAFQALVTRFTAPVTRLNGVAGRVQDFAADVARLKDVENFPVDALHARPEPPASTRRLKGHVTLDDITFGYSPLDKPLLTGFSLTVGPGRQVALVGGSGSGKSTVSRLISGLYAPWEGTIRIDGRRLEDIPRGALAASVSFVDQDVFLFEGTVRDNIALWDPSIPDDAVVAALKDAALYEVVARRPGGIHSRVEQDGRNFSGGQRQRLEIARALVRTPSILVLDEVTSALDAETEHVIIDNLRRRGCACVVIAHRLSTVRDSDEIVVLDHGSVVERGRHEELVAAGGPYAELVREH
- a CDS encoding chitinase produces the protein MIGRTLRLLGAGLVLALAAQAPVAAAPSAPRADTCSLKPRPSGKVLQGYWENWDGAANGVHPGLGWIPLTDSRIRDHGYNVVNAAFPVIRSDGTVLWEDGMDATVKVATPAEMCQAKADGQTILMSIGGAAAGIDLGSSAVADRFVATIVPILKRYNFDGIDIDIETGLVGSGNIATLSPSQANLIRIIDGILAQMPAGFGLTMAPETAYVTGGSVTYGSIWGAYLPIVKKYADNGRLWWLNMQYYNGSMYGCSGDSYEAGTVAGFTAQTTCLDKGLTVQGTTVKVPLDKQVPGLPAQPGAGGGYMTTGQVAQAWNGYGGRLKGLMTWSLNWDGAKNWTFGTNVKALQGR
- a CDS encoding HlyD family efflux transporter periplasmic adaptor subunit translates to MQFRQQALSKLQSPEELDLPVRFARPQGRLVLLVTVMVMAAACFWAVEGSVSSTIDAPAVLTHAQGSYVLQSPVAGQITAVFAKEGQSLAADAPLLKVRTAQGDRTVRVIAAGRLTGLGATIGSVVATGANVASVERAGGPDDPLVAMVYVPGDSGAQVPVGARVDLGVQSVPADRYGVLRGRVAAVGRTAQSGQQIAAFLGDARLAEQVSQQGRPVAVLVRLDRAPTASGYRWSSADGPPFAVDSMTPATATVHLADRRPLDWLLP
- a CDS encoding NHLP bacteriocin export ABC transporter permease/ATPase subunit, translated to MTSPHPFPHPAQSPAAQGHDPVAAALAGLGQHIDCAGLPGFSLQGPEVLWQVVSGALDLFAVDAADGGHWHFLGRLEPGTLLLGPVEGPRHTLVGRPLRGCVLRRIPLRELYRPPHSTGYEGFSASGYDTGDAALSLLEHAFSLGVARGQRVLFEAPLDGRTAPDDAVADDDNLWLAVAPGSVQYGAAFSAEAAGDLLVDGALWQGMVNQQYRLLSALDRWIERMERAHEDRTAAGIKAGETVREEADRALLTSIGRTRGAPSRAASPGDDVTYAACRLVAEAAGITLADPSLGGAVGDRTDPVERVAVGSRIRTRPVRLDGRWWREDSGPLVGHRTSGTPVALLWRRGGYDAVHPASGRRTRVDAGNAGEFERRAVMFYRPLPERPLGAWGLLRFSLRGTRPDLRRLLLAGLVTVALGALVPLATGQVLGSFVPRAETDLIVQVSLAVVVGAVVSAAFTLLQNLTVLRMEGRIEATLQPAVWDRLLRLPTAFFAGRSTGELASAAMGVGAIRRVLSGTAPVVLQAGTVGLVNLVLLLCFSVPLALVAIAVLLVVAAVFLALGMGELRWQRRLVALSNKLNNQAFQTLRGLPKLRVAAAESFAYGAWAGEFARSRELHKRAGRITNMTTVLNAVYLPLCSLLMFALLAGPARGSLSAGAFLTFNTAVTMLLTAVTQLTGAFVSAAAVLPMFEQIRPVLDEAPEVRGASTQPGVLSGGIEARGVSFRYADDAPLVLDDVSLKVAPGEFVAVVGPSGCGKSTLLRLLIGFDDPVSGSVLYDGQDLSALDRAAVRRQCGVVLQNAQPLSGSILDCICGAEAFSQEEAWQAAAMAGLAEDIKRMPMGLHTMISGGGAISGGQRQRLMIAQALVRRPRVLFFDEATSALDNETQRVVMESTRGLDATRLVIAHRLSTVLDADRVIVMAEGRVVQQGPPAELLADPGGSLHELVRRQLL
- a CDS encoding type A2 lantipeptide: MNNAQVATLEISDADLDNVSGGLVGTALSNVTGTADSVLPVSGIVNSVTGLVGSVTGVNTGAVTGLATGLVAGL
- the pspAB gene encoding PspA-associated protein PspAB; the encoded protein is MGFLDVLLGRTRPAAPDLDRLFALPSAVVTLRAATGFTPTGRGSVCFTTVEGRAFAGIREDVTQLLEADGERGGAPVEFSRDSYGFSWLLSRRGPDGLTSLVGDLHAVNSALEGAGFGPQLLCSLVGFEDAEGRAFALVYLYKRGTFYPFAPLSADRRDNALELRISAVLADDVRIEKDLSRWFPVWGAPGL
- the htpX gene encoding zinc metalloprotease HtpX, which gives rise to MIKRTAVRTRFAPDRELTTRMLVTVFLLGLLYVAFVAVLVVLLKSVVVVVVVAAAVLWSQYWFSDRIALYAMHGRVVTRQEQPHLHGVVDRLCATADMPRPQLAVADTDLPNAFATGRNADHAVLCVTTGLLRRLEPDELEGVLAHELSHVAHRDVAVITVASFLGVVAGLVVRFAFYSQLYGGRGRRDQNTMVVLAAVMGVSALVYSLSFLLIRTLSRYRELAADRAGALLTGHPSALASALTKLDGDIARIPGKDLRTASAFNAFYFVPALGAGSRVARLFATHPSLEERLERLARISAELGRPA